CACTATCACTCTGGACATACTCCATAGGCATGTGATTCTAAAAATCTGAAGATAAATGTCTCGTTTTTGACTCAATTTTTCTCTTCTCAATTTACAGTGTGTGACTTTGATGTATATAATTAGATATGATATCCCCCgccccattcaaaaaaaaaatctgcagcggaacctccaaagttgaaTGGCATACAACACTTTAAGGATACAACCAGCATAAGACTTCTTCACGTGGTACAAGAAGAAACGCTCAGTTTGTAccatatttaatgtttttcatTGGATTGTTTTATATCTACGATGTTGATGcggttttcattaaaaaaaaacaaagaaaattaaataaaataaaattttaaaaaagacttTGTTTTGCATTAGCCTAGGTTAGTGACGACAGCACATTCAGACTTGCATGCAATTTCGGGCTAAAGTCCCTGCCGTAGGAACAGTGAAACATTTGTAATGTCACATCACACGTTGGATTTGTCTTTTACttggaaaataacattttgacatTCATCTGCAAGAAATACACAACACTTGAGGTGTTCATGCAATTTCTAGCAGCATTTAAAACAGCCACTCACGTCACAAAATTCCATTATTGGTTTTAGAGCATCTTAATTCAGTTATGGGTGCACTTTCTTAAAAAGAAGAGACTTTTGTATAAAAAGCATAAAAAGAGTAATAGACTCTCTATTACTGTCTGTCTAGCGTCTGCAAAAGAGAAAGTAGTTTTTTCTTTGCAGTatttcagttttatttgactGTGGTTAACTTCTCCTTCTACTTCTATAACAGTTAGAATCAGTTAGAATATTACGGTACTTAAAACATCACCCGTAGAGTTAATTAAGGACTTGACGGGGGCAAACCTCCATTACACTTTAATCACAGTATTCCCTATAGGAAAGTCCAACAACTTGGAAATCAGCCAGCCTCACATTGCCGCTTGCGTTCAACGATGGAGGTTTCACTGCTTCATTAAACTTGATATATTATGTAAAATTACTTCTTGAAGGTTGAATTGTTTGTAGGCATTTCTGGCATGTACTGAGAAATTAACAACTGCATTTTGTCGTGatatttcatctaaaaacgaaATACAACAATACCCTGGTTGGTTTTCAAAACAACCTGACTGGCCATGTGAATTATTCTCCATGTTACTTGTTTAAGTGCTGGTCTGACGATACTGTATGTACTTGATGTGTCTAATAGGATTCGTTCTCCTCCACAGGATGGAGTGCGTGCCTCTTCAGCATCGTCTTTAACATATCCACTTCCTGCTCTGCCTCTTTCAACTTTCTGTGTAGTGTCTCGTTGGCTTTTTGGAGCCTGTCGTTctcctgattaaaaaacaaacaaacaaacaacaacaacagcaaaaacaacacatgagattGTTAGGAAGTGTGGCGCTTTCATGTACCATCAAGAAAAGTGATACACTCACTGACTGTAGGGCTTCCGTGGTGGCTTTGTTGTCTTCATCTGGCTCTCGTGACTTGTGCACGACAGAAATTCGGTTCTCCCACTTGGCACAGTGGCGCTGTTTCCTCTGGGGTAGCGGGTTGGGACAGGTCGCCGTGAGGGCGGACGCCGTCAGGACCAGCAGAGAGGGATGAGGGAGAGGTGCATCGGGGGACGGCGGCGGACCCTCGGTCTGAGTGGCGCTGTGGACCTGGTTTAGCCTCAAATGAGAGGTGACTGGAGATTCTGGACTCCAGTCTTTGCTGTCATCAGGTGGGTACTGGAAAGGACAGTCATCTGAACCTGAAGAGGACACATTGAGACACCGGTAGCAGCCTCTTAGTATTATTGTCGCGAAGCTGTTTATTGATGGTGagtgaaatatccatccatccatccatccatcatctaccgcttatccggggccgggtcgcgggggcaacagctttagcagggaagcccagacttccctctccctagctacttcttccagctctccccgggggattccgaggcgttcccaagccagctgggtgacgtagtctctccagcgtgtcctgggtcttcctcggggtctcctcccggtgggacatgcccggaacacctcaccagggaggcgctcaggaggcatccgaatcagatgcccaagccacctcatctggctcctctcgatgtggaggagaagcggctcgactctgagcccctcccggatgaccgagctcctcaccttatctctaagggagagcccggacaccctgcggagaaaactcatttcggccgcttgtatccgggatctcgttctttcggtcacgacccatagctcgtggccatagatgagggttgggacgtagatcgaccggtaaattgagagctttgccctttggctcagctccttctttaccacgacagaccgatacaacgtccgcatcacagcagacgctgcaccgatccgcctgtcgatctctcgctccctcctgccctcactcgtgaacaagaccccaagatacttaaactcctccacttggggtaatatctcctccccgacccggagggggcaatccacccttttccgactgaggaccatggtttcagatttggaggtgctgattttcatcccaaccgcttcacactcggctgcgaaacgctccagtgagagttgtagagccccgtttgaaggagccaacagcaccacatcatctgcaaaaagcagggatgtaatactgaggcccccaaaacagactccctcaacgcttcggctgcgcctagaaattctgtccataaaggttatgaacagaatcggcgacaaagggcagccttggcggagtcctacccccactggaaacggttccgacttactgccggcaatgcgaaccaaactctgacatcggtggtatagtgaccgaacagcccgtatcagggggttcggtacgccatacccacgaagcaccccccacagaactccccgagggacacggtcaaacgccttctccaagtccacaaaacacatgtagactggttgggcgaattcccacataccctcaaggaccctgctaagggtgtagagctggtccactgttccacggccgggacgaaaaccacactgctcctcctcaatctgaggctcgacttcctgacggaccctcctctccagcacccctgaatagaccttaccagggaggctgaggagtgtgatccctctgtagttggaacacaccctccggtccccctttttaaaaagagggactaccaccccggtctgccaatccagaggcactctccctgttgaccacgcgatgttgtagaggcgtgtcaaccaggacagccccacaacatccagagccttgaggaactccgggcggatctcatccacccctggggccttgccaccgaggagctttttaaccacatcggtgacttcaaccacagagataggagagcccacctcagagtccccaggctctgcttcctcaaaggaaggcgtgttggtggagttgaggaggtcttcgaagtactctgcccaccggttcacaacgtcccgagtcgaagtcagcagcgccccatccccactgtacacagtgttagtggtgcactgcttccccctcctgagacgtcggatggtggaccagaatttcctcgaagccgtccggaagtcggcttccatggcctcaccgaactcttcccacgctcgggtttttgcctcggcgaccaccgaagccgcggtccgcttggccagtcgatacccgtcagctgcctctggggtcccacaggccataaaggctcgataggactccttcttcagcttgacggcatcccttactgctggtgtccaccagcgagtacgaggattgccgccacgacaggcaccaaccaccttacggccacaactcagattggccgcctcaacaatagaggcacggaacatggtccactcggactcaatgtcccccgtctcccccggaacatgggaaaagctctgtcggaggtgggagttgaaactccttctgacaggggattccgccagacgctcccaacaaaccctcactatacgtttgggtctgccaggacgaaccggcatcttcccccaccatcggagcctactcaccaccaggtggtgatcagttgacagctccgcccctctcttcacccgagtgtccagaacatgcggccgcaaatccgatgatacaactacaaagtcgatcatcgaactgcggcctagggtgtcctggtgccaagtgcacatatggacacccttatgtttgaacaaggtgttcgttatggacaatccgtggcgagcacagaagtccaataacaaaacaccactcgggttttgatcgggggggccgttcctcccaatcacgcccctccaggtatcactgtcattgcccacgtgagcattgaagtcccccagcagaacaatggagtccccagcaggagtactctccagcacaccctccaaggactccaaaaagggtgggtatgctgagctgctgtttggtgcatatgcacaaacaacagtcaggacccgtccacccacccgaaggcggagggaggcaaccctctcgtctaccggtgtgaaccccaatgtacaggcactgagccggggggcaatgagtatgcccacacctgctctgcgcctctcaccgtgagcaactccagagtggaagagagtccaacccctctcgagagaactggtaccagaacccaggctgtgtgtggaggcaagtccgactatatccagtcggaaattctctgcctcacacaccagctcgggctccttccctgccagagaggtgacattccatgtcccaagagctagcttctgcagccgaggatcggaccgccagggtccccgcctttggctgccgcccagctcgcattgcacccgacccctttggcccctctgaGTGAGTGAAATAAGTACAGCATATCTTCTGGTTGGAAATCACATAAGAAAGTGGCATTAGTCTGGAACAGaaatatgaaccctttcagggacagcggttacttcagtggacagcttattatgttatcaggttgcggGGTGCATTAATGGGTTAAAGAAAGCTATTCGCTTATTGGACAATTTATAGGAGGCGCAATCCTGTGCTTTATTCTAAATGATCACGGTTACTTCTAGCATTATCTAGAAACATGTTATCAAATGTAGCCCACTTTAAAATATTAGAAATGCTTTTACAAATACGGAAGGAAAAATGTGATtatgacaaaaatatgaatatttccTAACTTCTTAGAGTCTATTATCTGTTTTTTATGACCTTTGTCATGTAGCTCATTTATTTGTGTCCAGACTGTGAATATTATTGATCTCCAATTCGCCAATTCACGGTTCACaattgtcttttgtgtgtgtgtgtgtgtgtgtgtgtgtgtgtgtagaaccTATCCAAAGCTATTTACtgaatgtgacattttgtttgaaagtAACCTGCCACTGAAAAATGCAGATTTCTTGTCGCAGGTGGGCAGCCTGCTCACTTTTACAGTAAATGAAAGAAAGACGGATAGCAGGGAAACCACCCACCTGCAGCAGGCAAGCACTCAAAAACCTTTTCAACACTTTTCTtgacttaagaaaaaaaatgaaattgcgtAAATGAGGTTGTGCCAATATTTCAAGGACGTTTGAAAAAACGAACAATGCTTGGTTGATTTTTATGTGCTGCCACCAGATGGCCCGTTTTATAGAAACTTCATGTAGCCCTCATAATCCAGTTGTATTGTTTGAATATAGACTCATTACATGATGGTTTCATTGTCGTGCCCTGACCCACCCTCCGAGGTTCCCACGGTaactggcgtggagccgggcgtgggaCTGTcgatggtgttgttgttgttcactaTGCTGTTCTTCTTGCACTCAAAGGCCACCTGGTCCTTACACAACTTGTGGCAGTTCATCCCGCAGTCTGTGTGAAGGCAACGCAAAGTCAGAACAGGAACTCAAGCTCTCTTTGAATCTCTGCTGCAAGTGCAATGCTCAGACCTTTGCGTGCAGTCCTTAAAGAACAATTGACTGACACCGGTCTAGGTTTACCTCGCAACATGCGAGGGCAAATAACACAACTTATAGGATTCATTGAGATTTAATACAAGAGCTTAGCATCGAAATATTCAATAACGCTGAGGTTTGAGTTAGATTCGAGTGGTAATAATCCAACGACTGTGCTTAGAACTCAATGTGGTAACCAGCTCTCAATATGATGCCATGCTGTACTACATTGGGCTAAACCCCAAACTCCAAGCTTAAACATACTTTTAAACTAGGAATGCATGATTGCAGACGACATCATTGTATCACATTGGGCATTTGGCAGTTTTTAGGATACCGCATGAATGTTTTGCAGGATAAAAGGCGTTCAACCAAATCAACTaggtttcaataaaaaaaaagggacaaaatcAAATTATTATGAATGACACAAAATTTTTGAGCAAACGCGGGCAACTAGCGGTTAGCTGTCTGCCTCACAGCAGAAAGGTCTGATTTGAATGATCTCTAGACAATGCATGACTCCTGTCCGAAGAGTTACCTTTGCATCTGTAGCCTTGCTTGATGACACCCCACAGCTGGAAAGAACATACAGAATTGTCAAAAGCCAACATTAGAGTGTTTTTCTTTGTAACGGTGTGCTTTGGCTCATCTGCTGACTTACAAATCCAGAGCAGTTGTCGCAAAAAGTGGGCTTCATGTAAGTGGTTTCCTGAAAGTTATGAATAAAGCCCAGGCCAAGTTTGGAGCAGATGACACTGGCTCGCATGAAATAAGCTGTGATCTCATCTCTGTTGACAAGTCCTTCTCTGTACAAGCATATGAAAAATAGGATTATGATATTACTAATGAAACAACCCACGACATTTACACTGACGGTTTTTGCTGGGGATTGCATGATTTTGTGTGGTCGGTGAACATCGCATGTAAGTGCGTCcgcatgcaaaaaatagactAGAGAGCAGTGAGTTTTATGGTTAGTTGTGCAGCCTCTTGAAGCTTCCTGTCGCCGCACTTATCACTACAAATACCACTTTGCTCTCTCCTGCAGTTGCAAATGAGTGCGTGACCCGCCGAGCACTCACTTGTCTTTGTCCATGACACAGAAAGAAAAGGGGAAGCTGGCGGCAATTTTCTCAAAGTCCTCTTGAGAAATGAAGCCGTTCTCATCGTGATCGTAGTTCTTAAACACCGACTGTGGAGGACAAGCGggataaaaaaatggatgttgctcaacaatgaatgaaagcaaaataatCACCATGCTCCTTAtgccagggatgggcaactggagGCCCGGGTGGCCCGCGACCACAATCTGAGTGGTCtcttaatttattttcaaaaaacaatgtaaaaaatataattaaaatttGATAGACTTTTTCTTCCGCGGGTGTGCAACTGCAAATGTTCTGTAGTTTTGTGACTGCCCTTTTACTACACGTGTGAGGAGACCTAATATTTTTTGGTGGATTTCGAATGGTATGGAGGACAAACAAAGTTGTGAAATAATATTACAATTGTGAGTGAGTTGAATTGattttggagaagaaaaaaaaatgtacaaaatgagtTGTAGCACTTAATGTCAGTTTCATGTTCCGCAGTTTTTTTGCCACCCTTGTTTTTTCATGCCAGATCCCTTTCCACTGGAAACAAATAactgtacagtatgtggttattttattgtttgcttcaaacccttAGTTGTTGGGTTAGGAGAGTGGataatttatatatactgtCCAAATAGAAATGTAATCTAAATGAAATATCCTAAAAGCCTGTTTTTTGTCCATATCTAAtatagcatttttgtcatacagtaCATCTGGTTGGAGAGTGCATGGTCCCATGTGGCCTCCCGTTAACACTGCTGAAAAATTATGGCCCCCTACAACATTTGAGTTGAACACCCCTGCTTTATGCCCCACCtccaaaaaaacccagcaaAAAAATAGCAAAGACTTACGTCCACCATTCTCTGCACATGTTTGCTAATGGTTCGAGGATCAGGTTTAGGAGCCAATCCCGATACCCAGTCGACAATCACTGGAGGTCTAGATGGGGTTGCTGGCTGATGGAAAATCAATTAATAGTTGAAAAATAAGTCTCAATAAGTGAATAAGCATGTTTTCTCAAAACTGTATTCCCTCAAACAGTAACAGGGGGTGTTTATTTACTCAAATGCAGACAGTTCCAGTTGTTATATGAAGAAGGCATTTATTTGTATAAATGTATGCACCTACTGGAACCTAAcagatgtttttaaaatataaaaaaggcATCTATTTGGGTAAAGACATTTATGTGTTGATGTGAGGTATCCAAGAGTATGCGCGGTAAatggtaaacaaaattattagaCACAACTCTTATTATGATAAATGACAGATCTATAGAACTGTTGAATACATACAAAATAAACATATTTGTCTTGCAGTGTgatctttttaaaaacttttttttttgtattagttTCCATGGATATATGACTTATGGGTGTGAAGTGGCTCGATCACTCACAGGGGCTTTACAGTTCTTGGGTTCCCGGGCATAAGACAGTTCGTAGATTTCATCCTCTGTGTAGTAAAGGTCCAAGGACAGCTGGatggagagagtgagagaaggcgtgtgagagagagcgagagagagagagaaagagagagggggggtgGCTCAATGGTACAAGAGCACATTTTCAAGGACATACTGTATTCATGTAAAGCACCGCAAGGATGACACACACAAGTACAGTGCAGCAATTTGAATTCACTCTCATTCACACTCAGTTTGTCACCCACACACTCATGGATCCTAGACTCTCATCGCACCCACGCATGTGCAGACAAACCACATGCTGGAACCGTGTCCGCCGCAAAGGATTATTTTGCTAGTCGGCGAGCCACTGACAGTAGTTGCAATTCGTCCACTAATCAGATCATATGTAAAGCGCAGCGTACCGCACCAGCAAGAAGCTGCTCTGACAGTATATAACTATCATTAGCTTGAAATCTTCAAgctatgtacaaaaaaaacctaacaaaaaaaaccccaattaaGTACGTTGAACTTTGATTAATGTTTGCAGCTTGTACCAGCATCCCTGATGTATTgtacatgtcaaaataaaaacccaCATACTGTACTTCATAAAACAAAGCAACCTGTGTGCGAACAACGGTTAGCTGGCAGGCATGACTGTCCCTTGCAGAAATGGAATCGGGCCTCAACCACATCATACTTTTGGGTGAAATGCGCTTTACCATTTGGACTAGCCATGACACTCCATTAGCCACTGCGCTTTTGTTTACGTCCCGGATGACCCATATTAACTGTACTATGCACGTGCGTCACAGACAGGCAGGCGGCAAGCGGAAGCAGAGGAAATGAAAGTGTCAGATCAATAAATATCAATagatctataaaaaaaaagataaacaaaacaatgattaTTAAATCGACAGATTTGATTATGGGTGCAATTGTGACTAGTCAACTACTCTTGGCTGCCCTAGCAGGAACACACATCGGCATCAGTCCTGGAATAATTTGGTGAATCAAACaaatttgtgggggggggggggggggtcgcggtGCTACTATACCGTCAGGAGGTGGACCAGGTCCTTGTTGGCGTCCAGCTTTGGAGGGATCTGCTGTAGCTGTATCAACTCATTGATATGGCTGTAGAGGGCTTGCAGCTTCTGCACGTTCACTTTATTGTCTTCCACATAGTCCGGCATGGCCTCATTCACTGAAATGAGGTCTTTAAGGTGCACGCCCAGGATAGGGATTTTAAATCCTGTACACTTGTTGTATGCTTGTCTGTAGTTATCAAAGTTTCTGCATGAGGAGAGCAGATCTGTCATTTCATTTAACACctggagaggggggaaaaaaggacatCTTAACTCCCCTTGAACACTCATGGGTACATATGGAGCACTTGTAATTGCACATTCAGAGCCCACGCCTCCATGAGGCCCATAATAAGAATTTTAGATTGGGGtacattatttttgtcaataatTTTGTTTAGTGATCATTCTTTGTTGAATTCCAGGGATGACAGCATAAAGAGCACAAATACAACAGCAGAATGGGGCTCATTTAAACAATATTCCAAGAGACAACACACTCACGCACCTGAGTATCATCTCAGCCTACgaaaagcaatttaaaaaaaaattcagtctaTCATGGtttcttaattttgttttttaaaaactgcaaccGCATAGTGTAAACATAACTTTGAGTACAAGAACCCTAATAATGTgtaataacaacaaacaaaaccacagaCAGTGGTGGGAGCTCAATAGAGGGAGCCGCCCCACCATTCAACTGAGACACCTtgagtaaaacaaaaatgaattcatgaaataaaaattcaaaatatatgCGTTTCTATAATTAGATGGGCAGGACAACAACTTCTCTAAAGTGCTTGTAGTTCATGAGTAAAGTTGTTGGTTCATCTCTTTTGGATGATTTCATGATTTCATTCCTCTTTGGGGCACACAAACCTTTGCACATTGGCTCCCATTAGAAGTTAGACATGCACAGTAGACTcaataaatataattatttgaagcaataaatacAACCAAGTTGAGGCGTAACATTGTTATGCTAATA
This sequence is a window from Hippocampus zosterae strain Florida chromosome 14, ASM2543408v3, whole genome shotgun sequence. Protein-coding genes within it:
- the LOC127614656 gene encoding RAS guanyl-releasing protein 1-like; amino-acid sequence: MLQMRRTQMDSLVQPLVAQYLAMGCQSKDNNKSESIAPDDKGKDDARGTPGCGPRSRVSTPGRPQRFHKPIQVQAPMGKPTVSVGHLAKGASWEELIQACLQAFDSDGNVCERSHLLNITLTMHRLLISSSDLLDKIIFTFKSAMDNEQPVEWQRICYLIRHWIQEFWMMFRLHHSLSDSLDQLRELIREQGQEHLCSLLETKWINEREWSWKASQKIKANSSKKRKVSLLFDHLEPIELAEHLTFLEFKSFCRISFIDYQNYIRSCCMKDIPVMERSIALCNGVSQWVQLMVLSRPTAQLRAEVFTKFIHVAKGLHLMHNYNTLMAVVGGLCHSSISRLKDTTSHVPTEVIKVLNEMTDLLSSCRNFDNYRQAYNKCTGFKIPILGVHLKDLISVNEAMPDYVEDNKVNVQKLQALYSHINELIQLQQIPPKLDANKDLVHLLTLSLDLYYTEDEIYELSYAREPKNCKAPPATPSRPPVIVDWVSGLAPKPDPRTISKHVQRMVDSVFKNYDHDENGFISQEDFEKIAASFPFSFCVMDKDKEGLVNRDEITAYFMRASVICSKLGLGFIHNFQETTYMKPTFCDNCSGFLWGVIKQGYRCKDCGMNCHKLCKDQVAFECKKNSIVNNNNTIDSPTPGSTPVTVGTSEGSDDCPFQYPPDDSKDWSPESPVTSHLRLNQVHSATQTEGPPPSPDAPLPHPSLLVLTASALTATCPNPLPQRKQRHCAKWENRISVVHKSREPDEDNKATTEALQSENDRLQKANETLHRKLKEAEQEVDMLKTMLKRHALHPVEENESY